One Neodiprion pinetum isolate iyNeoPine1 chromosome 1, iyNeoPine1.2, whole genome shotgun sequence genomic window carries:
- the mRpL42 gene encoding large ribosomal subunit protein mL42, whose protein sequence is MMRFCLKGPLLALRSIRCPKLNYSTMPSEVVVIADDGTIVCWHPEQHFPYQYTKPLPAEKIEENSVLSNRAKEAMDVFRKKHPEVVREELTKITFTTKHRWYPRARDKKAKKTPMDREYL, encoded by the exons ATG ATGAGGTTCTGTCTGAAAGGACCGCTGCTTGCCCTACGATCAATTCGGTGCCCAAAATTAAACTATTCTACGATGCCGTCGGAAGTGGTGGTCATTGCAGACGATGGAACGATTGTTTGCTGGCATCCTGAACAACATTTTCCATACCAATACACCAAACCTTTGCCAGCTgagaaaattgaggaaaattcgGTGCTCAGTAATCGAGCAAAAGAAGCTATGGACGTATTTAGGAAAAAACATCCGGAGGTAGTACGGGAAGAACTGACCAAAATCACATTCACTACGAAACACAGATGGTATCCAAGAGCTAGGGACAAGAAAGCTAAGAAAACGCCTATGGATAGGGAGTACTTGTAG
- the Mtr4 gene encoding exosome RNA helicase MTR4 — protein MATICPKNLILPKVNRLNVAPENLAHQYGRRATTCTLHKKATNVKIKRNLVELQTTKYLYFVMADFSEDLFQVFEESSEDVVQFSGDAIPFEESTATAKKEEQTDPSIKRDLEEIEEPFGKRQRTDSITEDINLEELATRITIHTIETIESCTHEVAVPPAQDYIPLEKKSSLPAKEYKFVLDPFQKEAILCIENNQSVLVSAHTSAGKTVVAEYAIACSLRDKQRVIYTTPIKALSNQKYREFFEEFKDVGLITGDVTINPTASVLIMTTEILRNMLYRGSEVMREVGWVIFDEIHYMRDKERGVVWEETLILLPDNVHYVFLSATIPNARQFAEWVAHLHNQPCHVVYTDYRPTPLQHYIFPAGGDGIHLVVDESGEFKEENFNRAMNCLHQGGEASKGDQKGRRGGMRSNAGQTNIFKIVKMIMERNFAPVISFSFSKKDCEIYAMQMAKLDFNTIDEKRLVDEVFNNAMDVLNEEDRRLPQVENVLPLLRRGIGIHHGGLLPILKETIEILFAEGLIKALFATETFAMGLNMPARTVLFTAPRKFDGKDFRWITSGEYIQMSGRAGRRGLDEKGIVILMIDEKVSPAVGRDIVKGKPDPINSAFHLTYNMVLNLLRVEEINPEYMLERSFFQFQNQANIPELYNKVKNLQQLHDSIVIDKVVQVSSYHQIRDQLDKLGNEFRMYLTKPEYLIPFLQPGRLVKVKNETAEFDWGIIVNFKKKSPNNPMKDKTVIIVDILLHISSQSTEGNPLPCKDGDEGDMEVVPVLHSLISQVSSLRVFYPKDLRPADNRKSVLKTIQEVEKRFPDGPPLLNPITDMHIVDPGFKDVIKKIETLEERLFAHPLHKDPELPDLSQRFLHKEKIGEDLRQAKTDLKRAKSVLQMDELKCRKRVLRRMAYCTAADVIELKGRVACELNGADELLMTEMIFNGLFNALSVPQMVALVSCFVCDEKSNEMPKSTEELSGPLRQMQDLARRIAKVTTDAKLEIDEEAYVEKFKPYLMDVVYAWCKGANFLQICKMTDIFEGSIIRCMRRLEEILRQLCQAAKNIGNSDLENKFSEGIKVIKRDIVFAASLYL, from the exons ATGGCAACGATCTGTCCGAAAAACTTAATACTGCCTAAAGTGAATCGTTTAAACGTGGCGCCCGAAAACTTAGCTCATCAATATGGCCGACGTGCTACCACATGTACCCTCCACAAGAAGGCCACTaatgttaaaattaaaagaaatctCGTGGAGTTACAAACTACAAAATATTTGTACTTTGTAATGGCTGATTTTAGCGAAGATCTTTTTCAAGTGTTCGAAGAGAGCAGTGAAGATGTGGTTCAGTTTTCTGGGGATGCTATTCCTTTCGAAGAGTCGACAGCAACAGCAAA AAAGGAGGAGCAAACCGATCCTAGCATTAAAAGAGATCTCGAGGAAATTGAGGAACCATTTGGAAAAAGACAGAGGACAGATTCCATAACCGAAGACATAAA CTTGGAAGAGTTGGCAACACGTATAACAATACATACTATAGAAACAATTGAGTCCTGTACCCATGAAGTGGCTGTACCACCTGCGCAGGATTACATTCCTTTGGAAAAGAAATCTTCGCTACCGGCCAAAGAATATAAATTCGTTTTAGATCCATTTCAAAAGGAAGCAATTTTGTGCATCGAAAACAATCAATCAGTACTCGTATCTGCACATACTTCAGCTGGGAAAACTGTTGTAGCTGA ATACGCCATCGCATGTTCCTTGAGAGACAAGCAACGAGTGATATATACTACACCTATAAAAGCCTTGAGCAATCAAAAATatagagaattttttgaagaGTTTAAAGATGTTGGATTGATTACTGGCGATGTCACAATTAATCCCACTGCCAGCGTTCTGATTATGACCACAGAGATTTTGAGAAATATGCTCTACAGAGGTTCTGAG GTGATGAGGGAGGTTGGTTGGGttatttttgatgaaataCATTATATGCGTGACAAAGAAAGAGGGGTGGTATGGGAAGAAACCTTGATTCTTCTACCTGACAATGTTCACTATGTGTTTCTATCGGCAACCATCCCAAATGCCAGGCAATTTGCTGAATGGGTAGCGCATTTACACAATCAACCTTGCCATGTAGTATATACAGATTACCGTCCAACACCTTTGCAACATTATATATTTCCGGCCGGTGGCGATGGAATTCATTTG GTTGTCGACGAAAGCGGCGAATTtaaagaggaaaatttcaacagAGCTATGAATTGTCTGCACCAAGGCGGCGAAGCCTCAAAAGGGGATCAAAAAGGTCGAAGAGGCGGAATGCGCTCTAATGCTGGTCAaaccaatatttttaaaattgtcaaGATGATTATGGAGCGAAACTTTGCCCCAGTTATAAGTTTCAGTTTCTCAAAGAAGGACTGCGAAATTTATGCCATGCAGATGGCAAAGTTGGATTTCAACACCATAGATGAAAAGAGATTGGTTGATGAAGTATTCAACAACGCAATGGATGTACTCAATGAGGAAGACAGACGTCTACCTCAAGTAGAAAATGTGCTTCCGTTACTTAGGCGTGGCATAGGAATCCATCACGGTGGCCTTTTACCAATATTGAAGGAAACCATTGAAATACTGTTTGCCGAAGGGTTAATCAAAGCTTTATTTGCAACTGAAACATTTGCCATGGGCCTTAATATGCCAGCAAGAACTGTACTGTTCACTGCACCAAGAAAATTTGATGGTAAAGATTTTCGATGGATAACCTCGGGTGAATATATTCAGATGTCGGGTAGGGCCGGTAGACGAGGACTGGACGAGAAAGGAATCGTCATTTTAATGATAGATGAAAAAGTAAGCCCAGCTGTCGGCAGAGACATTGTTAAAGGAAAACCTGATCCGATCAACTCGGCGTTTCATTTGACGTACAATATGGTCCTTAACTTGTTGAGAGTAGAAGAAATAAATCCAGAGTATATGCTGGAGAGAAGTTTCTTTCAGTTTCAAAACCAAGCAAATATACCAGAGTTGTACAATA AggttaaaaatttgcaacaacTACACGATTCTATAGTGATCGATAAGGTTGTCCAGGTTTCATCATATCATCAGATCAGGGATCAACTAGACAAGCTAGGAAATGAATTTCGGATGTATCTAACGAAACCTGAATACCTTATTCCATTCTTACAACCTGGTAGATTGGTGAAG GTTAAAAATGAGACTGCAGAATTTGATTGGGGTATCATTgttaatttcaaaaagaagAGTCCAAACAATCCAATGAAAGATAAGACTGTAATCATTGTGGACATTCTGCTTCACATATCCAGTCAGTCTACTGAAGGAAATCCACTTCCATGTAAGGATGGTGATGAGGGAGATATGGAAGTTGTACCAGTATTACATTCATTAATCTCACAAGTCAGTTCACTACGGGTATTTTATCCAAAAGACCTAAGACCTGCCGATAACAGAAAGAGTGTATTGAAAACTATTCAAGAAGTTGAAAAGCGATTTCCGGATGGTCCACCGTTATTAAATCCAATAACTGATATGCATATCGTAGATCCAGGTTTCAAGGatgtcattaaaaaaattgaaaccctGGAGGAAAGACTATTTGCCCATCCATTGCATAAG GATCCTGAATTACCAGATCTATCCCAACGATTTTTGCACAAAGAAAAGATTGGCGAAGATCTAAGACAAGCAAAAACCGATCTCAAACGCGCCAAGTCCGTATTGCAGATGGATGAACTGAAATGTAGAAAGAGAGTCTTACGCAGGATGGCTTATTGCACAGCAGCTGATGTTATCGAGTTGAAAGGTCGGGTGGCTTGTGAATTAAATGGCGCTGATGAATTGTTGATGACTGAGATGATTTTTAACGGGTTGTTCAACGCATTGAGCGTACCACAAATGGTGGCTCTAGTTAGTTGCTTTGTTTGCGACGAGAAGAGTAATGAAATGCCTAAAAGCACAGAAGAGCTAAGCGGACCCCTAAGACAGATGCAGGATTTGGCTAGGCGAATAGCTAAGGTAACCACCGATGCTAAACTGGAGATAGATGAAGAAGCATACGTGGAGAAATTTAAACCATATCTAATGGATGTTGTGTACGCGTGGTGTAAAGGTGCCAATTTCTTACAAATCTGCAAAATGACTGATATATTTGAAG GGTCTATAATAAGATGTATGCGTCGGTTAGAGGAGATTCTGAGACAACTCTGTCAGGCAGCAAAAAATATCGGAAACTCggatttggaaaataaattcagtgaAGGCATAAAGGTGATAAAACGAGACATTGTTTTCGCTGCCTCCTTGTACTTGTGA